Part of the Hevea brasiliensis isolate MT/VB/25A 57/8 chromosome 16, ASM3005281v1, whole genome shotgun sequence genome is shown below.
GCAACCTATATCAGTGCGAGAAGGGAGTGAACCTGATATTTTCTGGGAGGCACTTGGTGGAAAAACAGAGTATCCAAGGGAAAAGGAGATAAAACAACACAATGAAGATCCGCATTTGTTTGCATTTATATTTGCTGATGGTAGGCAAAATATcctttcttttaaattttattctCTCAAAAGATGAAGTGCTCTGCCTTGGTTTTGAATTACCCCAGGTGTAAATTGTTGTCAAATTACATGTAATGGAGGATAATGATTCTCTCGCTACTTGGTTGAATTCCATTTCAGGTGATTTTAAGGTATGCCAAAGTATGTTTCCACAGGCATATGTATAATCTCTGTACATGTTGGTTTTCAGTCCTTTGATAGTGACAGCAGCTTTGTTTGTAGAATTCATAAGTTTTCACTTTCATTCAACACTACACATATGTGCAATTCAAAGGGTAACAGTTGTGTTTTAAAATATGTTTTGCTATTGTAAATTTGTAATCAAGATATCAACTATTATTGGCAATTAGTCTAGTGTGGTGCATTTAGGAGATAGTTCTTGTTTCCTCTTCTTTTCCTCTTTTCCCCTCAAGGAGCTATTTATTTTTCCTATGTTATATACTTTCAGGTGAAAGAGATATACAACTTTACTCAGGATGATTTAACTACAGAAGATGTCTTGATACTCAATTGTCACAAAGAAATCTATGTTTGGATCGGATGTCATGCAAATGTTAAATCAAAGCAACAAGCCCTCACTCTTGGCCTGGTAAATTATTTGTTAAcaatctcaaataattttcttaGAGTTAAATATCTCTTTTGAAAATTTTGGGTCTTGGCCTGATGTCTTATCACATATATTAAGGATTTTTTGTGCattttcaagcactaacatgtatAATAGGGACCTGATTtactttaaatatatattatttcgtGAGATACAAAACTTAACAATTTTGACTCCTCAAATGGCATGAGAGAAATTTTGATGCTCTTAAGGTGTCAACTATGTGTCTATCTTCATGTTTTAGTTCTATGTGCTCCGTGTATGCTGACACACTTTGGTTGGTCACACTCATACCGTCTAGAAATACATAATTGTCCACTGAATAAAAGGACACATATAACACGTTGATTAACTTAGTTTCCTGCTCACTTAATGCTTCAGTTTATCTTTATATGCTTTTCCATTGTTCTTATTGTTTTACTTGGAACTGGCAGAATTTCCTTGAGAATGTCCATCATATTGAAGGACTCTCTTTGGAGACTCCTATTTATGTTGTTACAGAAGGGAAGGAACCTCCATTTTTCACTTGTTTCTTTGAATGGGATTCTTCAAAGGCAAATGTATGTGGACAATCGATGAAATCTTTTGTTTTGCCATTCAGTACATCATCagcaaattatatattttaactcAGTTGTGGGTCCTTGCAGATGCTTGGCAACTCATTTGAACGAAAGCTTGCCATTCTGAAAGGGAAAAAGCAAAATCTGGAAGTAAGCTATTCAACTGACAATATCCATACAATATGTTGTCCTTTCTCTTGCTAATTAAGAattgtctttttttttattttttattattgttttgggCCTCACAGTCACAATGTAGCATGACGGCCCTTGTACAAACGCAAAATTTTGTATCAGTACTTTTTTCTTATCAGTAAAAACACTACCCGTTTGGCTTTTCGCAAATGAATTTCATTATCTTCCAAcatgttttcttcattttctcaCTCTTGTGCCAAAGAATGAGTTTGATCCAAGCTTTCCAGTATAACGAAGGGGCACTGCTGTAGATTTTCAGTACAGGAACATATATTCCATGCTTTTCATTGTTGATTGGCATGACACACATTAAATGATTCTCTTATGGTTGCATTGATGACCTTTTGGTAGTGGGTTATTCTTTATTGTTTTGAAAGCCAAGGTGTCTCTCTAGGTTTGTGCTTAGGTCTCTCATGGATACTGAAAAGTTATAGTTTTGTCGATTGCATTTTTACTTTCTGGGCCAGAAATAAAAATGCTCAAACTGGTTGATTTTGTTAGCTAGAGATGGTAAGGCCAGGTTGTAAGGGCATGTTCTTTTGGAAGAAttacttttctctctctctctctctctctctctccttttttttttcttttttacatcTCTCTTGTTGTTAAGCTTACACATATATatcaaatttgttttgagacattAGGTTCTTGCACCTTTTGACTCTAACAAAAGAACTGATTCTTTCATGGTTCACTCTACATGTTCAGGTTCCTATAATAAATTCATGGAAAGCATTCTCTAGGGAGACTACTCCAGATAATTTGAGAAGCAATTCTGTCAGTTCAAATGGGAGGGGAAGTATTCTATCTAGTGCATCCAGTGTTTCAGGCTCAAAGTCCAAGTCTGCAAACAGCCACCTTTTTTCAAGCCCAACTCTGATTGCGAGGAAGCTCTTTCCGGGATCTCCTGATGGTAGTGCTGGTAAGGAACCTTTAATTTGTTAATTAGTTCAAAAGCAATGAAATTTGTTAACTAGTTTGTGtcagcatttaaaaaaaaaaattatgataatcTAACAGTCACAACCTATGGTATAATCCCAGAAATGAACTGTACATTTGAAAGGATAAGGTAGATAAACGAGGCTGCATCATAGGAACCTTGTTAGCCATTAAGGACAGGATGCTTTGATGCTTATTTAATTCAGAGGGATTAAACCACCACTGGAAAACCCTCCTTATGGTTGATATTCTGAAAAGAGCATTTTGTGGATTTCAATGCCGCTTTCCCAATTGTGTGGTTTGTTTGAAGATTCCCCGAGTTTAAGATAAACTGTTGAAAAATAAGGTTATGCTGGATGCTTGATTGCTTGTCAGAGTGCAGTACAAATGAATAAACTTGACGCAAGTGTTCTGCAATCATTGGTTATTGCAGGTTCTCCAGAAGCAGAGGCAAGGTCTCCTCAGGACGCAAATTTGGTGCAGGTTGATAGAAGTAACTTTACTGAAAACTCATTAATATATCCATACGCACGATTGATAGTGGGTTCAAGCGATCCTGTCACAGACATAGATGCGACCAGAAGAGAGGTACGCTCTTTACATTCATCTAGATAAACATGCCGCATTTAATTTTAAGCAAACCTTCCAATGGAAAACTTCTGCTGCTATAATATTATTTTGCTATCTGTTAAAATATGTGCTAGGAGTAAGGGATTATATTCTGTAAAATAGGCTAGAAATGTGCAGAATTATAGATCTAGAATCATGCGGAAATCATAGAGAGTGAATGTAGATATTGATTGTACATTTTCATATTTAGTGTAAATTTATTCTATAAATTCCCATCAGCTTGAGGGAATAACCAAGCTTTCATTCCCCAAATTCCCAATTCTCTTCTTGTTTCTCTCATTTCCTTTTCTTCACCATCTATATTAATATTAGCTGGACTTGATCAACTAATTAGAGTTTTGATTACTTTTAGGCATATTTAAGTGATGAAGAGTTTCAAGAGAAGTTTGGAATGATGCGAAAGGCCTTCTACGGGCTTGCAAAATGGCGACAGAACAAGCTGAAGATGTCTCTGCAACTTTTTTAAGAAACACTAGCTTCAAACCAAATTGGAAATTCATTTTTTCCTCAGGAGTGGGGCGTTCACAAGCCCAGCAACGATTCGGTGAATATCTCACCTTGCTTGTCCACAGAATATCATCGTCATCAGCTAAGAAATTGTAGATTAGGGTAATCTTGAAGCAACAACATGCGGCTATATTGTAGGACCTGATATTTCTTTTTGGAgccaaaattattattttgctTAATCGTGTACTTCCCCATGTAGAGTCTCACCGGAAACCTTCTCAAAGTAGAGATAATATGGCCATATCATAATCACCACACGTTTTAGGTTGACGAGTCTTCCTAAGAAAATTCGCTTGGTTTTAAATGGTTGGTGTAATGCAGATCCGGCcagaaaaatttaattatatgggGTTCAGAACCTTTATTTTGGAGCTTAATAAAGTTGAATCTTGACAGTGACTATTTATTTCTTCATCGGAAATAGCAGATATTATAGATGGAAGCAAATGTTACATGGTCCGTAGCCCATAACTGAAGCCCATTGCACTTAGAGATTGTGGCCAACTTTAAAATCTTTACGCTGACTATTATCTCCTTGCATTGTATATGATTTGCATGACAATTCTCTCCGGGCAGTGGTTTGCCTACTTACATGGCTcagcaattaatttcattttaatgaattataaaaatcaaaatatGGTATGCATGGTCACCAGATTTTTAATGACTTGGAAATTTCAACAACCTCCACCATTCAAACACTGTACTAGTGGAAACCTAACGCCATTTTACATCTCATTGCTTAATTCTTATAGCCGTTTACTGGTAAAGTCCGTCTAGGAAAGTCCGCCAGAAAGTATGAACCCAACTCTGTCACGTCACCTTGGCTCAACTCCTAATATAATTTAAaccttaattttatttattttttttaacaatttaaacCTTAATTTAAAAGCAAAGATAAATAATTATCCTTCAGACACGAATGATTCTGCCTCAAAGATATATACCCTCTTCTTCAGTTCTTCTTCCAGAACAAAACTTGCTTGCCTCTCTTGCCATACAAATATACTTTCTTACAGATTAAAAAAAAGAGATATagcgagagaaagaaagagaggttGTAATTTCTGTTTCCGGTGGCCGGAAATGGCTTGCCGGCGGATGCCCCTTACCTTTTTGTTATTTGTGTACTTAATAGTTTCTTCGCAGTCCCTAGACTTTGAGAATTTACGGAGAAGGCACAAAACCAAAATCAAAGGACCCATCAAAACCCTGGTGATCCTAGTCATGGAGAATCGATCCTTTGACCACGTTCTCGGCTGGCTCAAATCTACCCGACCCGATATCGATGGTCTAACCGGAACCGAATCCAACTGTATCTCTGCCTCCGACCCAAACTCACCCGAAATCTTCGTCTCCGACGATGCTTTTTTCGTTGACTGGGACCCAGGCCACTCTTTCCAAGCGATCCGAGAACAGATATTCGGCTCGAACGAAACATCCGCCAAACCGGCTCCAATGAACGGGTTCGCACAACAAGCGGAGAGCATGACCGAGAACAAGTCGAGAACCGTCATGAGCGGGTTCAAACCGAGTCGGTTACCGGTTTACACAGCGTTGGCAAACGAGTTCGCTGTTTTCGACCGGTGGTTCGCGTCGGTGCCAGCGTCAACTCAACCGAACCGGTTCTATGTCCACTCGGCGACCTCTCATGGAGCGACAAGCAATGTGCGCAAAGACCTTATCCATGGGTTCCCTCAAAAGACGATCTTTGACTCTCTGGACGAAAATGGCCTTACCTTCGGCATTTATTACCAGAATATCCCTGCCACTCTCTTCTACAAGTCCCTGAGAAAATTGAAGCACATATTGAAATTCCACAAGTATGAATTGAAGTTCAAACGGCATGCGAGGTTAGGGAAGTTGCCGAATTATGTGGTGGTGGAGCAGCGGTACTTTGACGTGGAGCTTTTTCCGGCAAATGATGACCATCCGTCGCATGACGTGTCGCTCGGACAGAAGTTCGTGAAGGAGGTGTACGAGACGCTGAGGGCCAGCCCGCAGTGGAAAGAAATGGCGCTTTTGATTACTTATGACGAGCATGGTGGATTTTATGATCACGTGCCGACCCCTGTCTCTGGAGTGCCGAATCCGGATGGGATCATCGGGCCTGACCCGTTTTATTTCCGGTTTGACCGGTTGGGTGTCAGGGTTCCCACCATTTTGGTATCGCCTTGGATTGAAAAGGGCACTGGTAAGCTTTGGAATCTTTGCTCTTTGGGAGTTTGTTCCGTGATTTTCTGTTTGTTATAACATTTTCTTTTTGGCTTTTTTTAACCCTGTAtggataaaattttcatttcaaagtTCATAGATTAAGGATGGTAAAATGAAAATGCGATCTGTGATTAATTTGCTTAGAAATAGGTTAAATGGGTTGATTTTTAAATTTGAGTCATAAAATCAATTAATTTTCCAGACAGTCAGAACAGAAGCAAAGACATTTAGGCGATTCCTGGACAGACACTTTGCTTGATGCTTTATCAAAGTAAATTCCTAAGTGCTATAATTTTGAGCTTCATTCTTACTTCAGGAGTCACCAGGAAACATGTCATGTCGTGATTTCTTTCTATGCTGGATTGATAATGCATGTAAAATTAGTTAGGTTTAGACAGCAGTTGCCCTTAAAATTGAAATTGGACTATAAAGATCGGTAATTTTCTCCTCTCTCTATAAATAATGAATTTTTGAATCCTGTCCTATTAAAGAATTAAGAGTCTTAAGTCCTAAGTTTTTGGTTATTTTATGCAAGTTAGCGAGGGTGAGTTTAGATTTTTAGAGAGCAAGCATAAATTTTTTCAGCTGCAAGTCTCAATCATTTTAATTCCCTATCACAATATTGTCCTTTGGCCAGTTGATTAATTGGTGAATATTTGGTGCAGTCATCCATAAGCCCGTTGGGCCATCACCACATTCACAGTTTGAGCATTCTTCTGTCCCTGCAACTGTAAAGAAGCTTTTCAATCTAAAATCGAACTTCTTAACAAAGAGAGATGCATGGGCTGGTACTTTTGAGGATTACTTTTACGTTCGTGACACTCCACGCGATGATTGTCCAGGTTTGAACTAATCCCTTCATTCAAGCTGCAATTTATTGTGGTTTATCTACTTCTTTTTGTTTAAACTTCATGTTAGATACTGGGAATGTGGCTGCATCCTGGCTCCACTTAATTGTGAGGTCCTACTTCTTTTGCAGTCTCTGTGtttgatttaattataaaatttaaatctttAATCAGAATCATGGAATATCTGTTCATTagttgcttagcaataaatgacCTGCAATTGTGAAAGAAGTTGGACTCGGCTCTCCATATAAATACAAAGTCAAGGTGCTCTTACTTCTTTTTTACGTTTTTTGAAATGAAAACACTTGCTTCTTCCTGTTCGTAGTTATAACCCCAATGGAAAGGAAGATATGAACCTGTAGGCAGTCTATTAATTATAGGCATGTATATTTAGAAGCCACAGAAGAGGTCTTTGGCATCTGTTTACTTTCTAGGTTGTGTAACACCAGTCTTTGTTTGTCCACTTTTAACAAACCTAAGATTGTATGCAAATCTTTTGTGGATATGGTTAAACATTATCTGAAGGTCTTGGCACATTATCTTGCGTTCATGATTTGAAATTAATCCTGGAATTTGGATACAGAAACTCTGCCGGAGGTGCAGATGTCATTGAGGTCAAGAGGACCACAAGAAGATCTGAGCCTATCAGAGTTTCAAGTTGAACTGATCCAGCTTGCATCGCAGCTTAATGGTGATTACATCTTAAATACTTACCCAGATATTGGCAAAAGCATGACAGTGGGTGAAGGCAACAGATACGCTGAGGATGCAGTTAGGAGGTTCCTAGAAGCTGGAAGGACTGCTCTTAGAGCTGGAGCCAATGAATCTGCAATTGTAACAATGAGACCTTCCCTTTCAAGCCGAATTCCTGTAGGAGACCGTGGTAGCTACGTAAAAGCCTATTAGTTCCTTATGGAAGTATCAGTTGTAAATACTAATTTGAATGCAATTAGTGTTGTATGTATGCATAGAACCTTGTGATTAGAAGAAGGCCTTTATGGTTGACTATCAAGAACACTATTATTTTTATGAAGCAATATCAATATGAACTTGTTCACATGGCAAATCTTCAAATATTCTCTTTGCTTCTATTTTGACATGTTATGTGTATATAAGCAAAACATGAGTGATTTATCTAAGCACTACATTAAGGCCATGTGCAGAGACAGGCAGCTAAACGAGTGGAATTTTGTTAGCAATGAACTGACAAAATGTGGCATAACTCTTTTATTAACGATATAGTGATCACTGATAATTAATTATCCAAATTAATTAGTGACCAATTAGTTACTCATGTCGCCCAATCGAGTACCATTTACATTGTTTTTAATTACCAAAAATATCATGCCATATCTATCTCCCATATCTTACTTGCCCCAGCCATCGCCCACCCCCTCTTTCAATCAGGCACGGAGCTTTCATGGGAACAATGTGTCAGGCTCTATCAACACCATCTACGTCTATTCTCAGCTTACTTGGTCTTTGTTATTCTTATGCAACTTGGCTTTGCCATGCTATGTGCTGGCTCAGTGACAACTAAGTTGGCAGGTTCGACTGCTGGTTTGGGTTTGACCCTGGCTCTTTTAATTAGGGGTGTTCGGTTTCTGTTCGGTTCGGTACAGTTCTCGGTTCTTCGATTTCGGTTCGGTTCttgattcttaaaataattttatataattattttcttaaaaagtcatgcttgaattagtatttaagttttgaattgagttattaatacataatatatcatataatatattttttagctatatctaaattatataatttttaactataagGTGTATAAATAAtttaggattaaatatattatataatataatagtataagtatatcatataatacacattttaactatttattaattatataatatttaactatacttaactcaactcaactcaactaagcctttatcccaaaaatttggggtcggctatatgtattcgctttttccactctaaacgattttgggttaaatcctcagaaatatataatgcttctaggtcatgttgtactactctcctccaagtcaatttaggtctacccctttttttctttctatcctctaacctaatttgctctacttgtctaactggagcctccgtatgtgtcacgacccaacttatgggccaGACCGACActaagacctgggccagcttaaaaccTCCGAGGACCGTAGTAAgcataactattcctcaaatccataaccaggcccacaatttaggcccaatatgcttataaaataatttaaatcaaactgttataatttcatttcgggccaatttagcccagaaattttcagaaactaaaatcaggggagcctAGCTCAACCATGTTACCTcttttacaaactgtttaaatacaacacaaatcttcatttattaatctcaaaaatttaaattaacacaatttctaacaaggtccacactattactaacacatgcggagttctagattttttttttatttagaaaatatagtaaaacaattaaataatcgacgttaaacttGCGAGAAAGAAaataggttgctctgtaaaataactcctcctgtggcctgaaaaaaatattgaacaggagtgagcgttcgactcagagagtaaaatatcaattttaaccataatctctataactatctaaagctaatgcaccctgtagagtgaaatgcaacatcaacaacaattgcacatcataacatcaaaaggtaatttggagcactcacacacctaataatatcaatcataatacatggtagctgatcccctatacagctctcttaaatccaacctggtgctagcgaaaaactcaagccggactttcggttaataaaccaaatcggggtcccagcgaagaactcaagccgtgactacccccgaaggatcgggtcccagtgaagatctcaagccgtgtctacccgtcctatccatagtccgcACCACataacacgcacgccaacgcacgcacactgctccaaattaccacaacaacatccatggcactttaacagttgtgaatgcaacataaaacgtgcctagagtttaactacatagatacatacatataagtgatgcatgggcatgcttaaacatataataatatcaaaattacaattaaaattaatattttactcacagtataccgatgactattgtggctgctggatgcagaaaaatagctgacctcgatcacctaataattaaattataaatttattagtactaagttaagataaaactctaaagaggcaatagacagcctaattcatgctggaaatccggcagagtttcccctatacctgggacctatccaacctgcaaaaaggctcaaataacacttctaaattctcaaccacatctcatcaatatcacatggcccctcctgggccctccaaatcatacAATActtaaaatcttaaaaattacgttttagtccctataattgacatttttcaaaaattcacttaaacaagctttaaaaattctaaaattttgtcatgcggtccttaataatattataaggctattgcaaaatgaattataattttctaatcacccatgaatattttattcaagaattttactcgattccataa
Proteins encoded:
- the LOC110666369 gene encoding non-specific phospholipase C1 — its product is MACRRMPLTFLLFVYLIVSSQSLDFENLRRRHKTKIKGPIKTLVILVMENRSFDHVLGWLKSTRPDIDGLTGTESNCISASDPNSPEIFVSDDAFFVDWDPGHSFQAIREQIFGSNETSAKPAPMNGFAQQAESMTENKSRTVMSGFKPSRLPVYTALANEFAVFDRWFASVPASTQPNRFYVHSATSHGATSNVRKDLIHGFPQKTIFDSLDENGLTFGIYYQNIPATLFYKSLRKLKHILKFHKYELKFKRHARLGKLPNYVVVEQRYFDVELFPANDDHPSHDVSLGQKFVKEVYETLRASPQWKEMALLITYDEHGGFYDHVPTPVSGVPNPDGIIGPDPFYFRFDRLGVRVPTILVSPWIEKGTVIHKPVGPSPHSQFEHSSVPATVKKLFNLKSNFLTKRDAWAGTFEDYFYVRDTPRDDCPETLPEVQMSLRSRGPQEDLSLSEFQVELIQLASQLNGDYILNTYPDIGKSMTVGEGNRYAEDAVRRFLEAGRTALRAGANESAIVTMRPSLSSRIPVGDRGSYVKAY